The DNA segment AACTGTTGCTCCATGCTGCTCTGTGCTGTCAACAAAACACTGAAGCTGATAACCAAAACATCTTTGCCTCAGTTTCCGGTTTGAGGGTATCCTGTGATAGTTGGTTCTTCATGTCAATGTCTGAGCTGCACACTGCAAATACTCCActgacacattcagtcagatGACGCAGCCTTGGTGAGCCCATCATACAGTGTTTCAGTGGAAGCAACAGTCGTCCAGAGAGTTAGATtgctgattttgtgtgctgatgactagatgcctgactctgagggtgtgagGTTGAAACCCAAATGACAATCAACctatctgtactttactgaggaagtgtaaccgcaaatataacatatgttacatttgacctctTTCTGAATGGCATGGTGCAATCACAGCAAAATCATTGCTGgaaaaaagaaagtacacacttGTAAATTGGATGATCATAGTCTGACATTCCAAACATAGCCCCCAATGGCAAGTATGATACTCTTATTTAATACTTCACCATCCAATGAGTATTACCTGTTGTATTTAAGCCACCATCTACTTTTCATACCTTGCAGTAGTAGTATAAGTAATAAGGGGACGAGATACTACTTAAACCACTGCACTTGATACTGACATGATGTGTCCACTGTAATTAATCACTACCAACTCAAGTCTCATAATACCAAAAACATTCTGCATCAGAATGTTAGTCATCATGGAAGACACTTCAAAACAAATTTTGTTCAAACAAAAGTGTATGTACAACGTTTTTTGTGCAGTGCTGGTCCAGATACACCTGCATATGTTGCAGCAGTGAcacaagagtaagtgagtgagattggtTTTACGCAGACTttagttatattccagcaatatcagggcacatgacatcagaaatgggatttacatattgtacccatgtggggaatcgaacccaggtctttagcgTGATGAGTAAACACAACACCCAGGCTACCACATTGCCACTGCTGGTCAAGAGAATCAAGTGATGCTAAAGCACCTGCTCAGATATTTTCAAAGATCTTgtagtgaaataaataaaacaacctTGTGGAGGTTcttgtttaattttgtttaaccAAGTATTATGACACAAACAAGACATTACACAATACAAACATGAAGACTGGTGGTAATAAGACATCTCATGATGCACACTGACGTTACAGCTGTTGTACAGTCTGAGGATGGACAGTGATTCAAACCTACAATAATTCACTGAGGCAAATTATTGTAATGTACCATGGTATAAATATCTAATTTCTTAATGTCCGGGGGCGACTCAGTCATCCTCTGCCTCTAAGTTGATATTGTTTCCAAACTTAGCATAAAGTTGAACTTTTAAATCGGAAAGAACTTTCTTGTGTGTCTCTGCCCTCTCTTCCAGTTCCTCTATGGCCTTCTGGGTACTTTCCTTGGCTTTCTCAATCATCTCATTGGCTTCTTCAACAGTTGAGCTCACAAACACTTCTCCAATCTGGTATGTAGGATAGTTAAGGCTTATTTTCATAGCTAATATGataatgattttaatattgatgctgcacccagcaatatctaagcaatatcacagcagccTGTATTTTATCAAATCTGGATAAGACAATATAGTGATTCACATAATAAACAAACCATAATTGCTCAGAACCTTAACAAATACTAATATTTTAGTACCTTCACATTTAATCACATCAACATACAAAAGGCTCACTTGAATACTATTGAATCAAGATTATTTGactaaatatgtacatatatacctaTGTCCTGAAGGAAACGGGGATAGTGAGAGTAGGGAAGTTTCTATTGTATTCTGATTAGACTTTGACTGATATCGATTCCTATGGCAGAACATAGACATAACAGAAGTGGAAACTGAGGGAGTATTGGTCTGTTTGGAGAGATTcctgaaaatatactgaaaaaggGGTCAAACTCAAGTCAAAAATGACTGGCATGTCTAGACTGCCTCAGTTCTAAAATAAAAATTGTTCTGGGCTCCTCTGCATGTTTAATCTTTACTACTAGATACATAtatttaaacagaaaaaaactttACTTCTGCAACTAAATGTCTGTCTAATGCAATACATACAGAATACTACACCTATTGGACCTTATTCAATGATCGGCTCTCACAATTACATGATGTAGTACTACAGGTTCTTGCCTTGCAATAAGCATAAGACGGAAATGTAGTCATGTGACCCTGTCAGCAACATTCGAGATTCTTCATAGCGGCCATTTGATAAAGAACTTTTGACCAGTCACCGACTGTCTGAGTACCACAAATGCTGATTGTGTATGATGACACAATCAGCTTCATTGTGTGCCGTTGAGGCTTTTAAACGTTCCTGACATTATGTCAACTAGAGGCAGTCCAAATAATACATGTTCTTATCCAATGAACTTGAATCTTGATTAAAGGTTAAGTGGTTATGTTTGAGTGAACACCGGTCTATATAATATGATATTTTAAGGATATGGAATTGCACCATCTTCTTCATCTTGAAGCATCAGTTCATCAGCAGCATCCTCAAGATTTTGAAGATCTTTCTGCAAAACCAGCAACAAACTGTATCACATATGACTGAAcatgcaaaaaataaaataattacttCAAACGCTTTATATCTGACAACATGCAAATGCATGAAACCAAGTATTTTATTTTGCAATGTGTATCATTAGTCCGATAgatatttctttttctattaCTCAGAATGTAACAATGTCTCATTATCGATACAGGGTTGTAGTCAAAAGGGCCGAGTTAGTCAAAGTCAAATGAAAAGTAAAAATGGCCGAAAAaatagccaaaatataaaacttTGATAAATTTAATATTAAAATAGTGTAAATAGTATTTGGCTTGTTGTTGTGATTTTAAATGGAATCTGTATATGAGACTCAAATGTTTTCAACTGCAAAATTGTGAAGTGTCTTGACTCAGTGTCATGACTGACCTGTGTGGGATGTTTGTTTTCGTTATTGTTGCAACTTGTATATAAGATTTTAATCGAATCTAGTGCCAGAGTACCGGGAGCAGAGAGAACCCTAAATAATTGGCTTGTATTGCCCACAGGTGAAACACAGAAAGATCTGTAATTTGAGGTGTGTATTTTTACATGAGTTAATTTTGACTATTTGGATTAAGTTAATTAAATAACACCACAAGATAGCTGTTATAGTGTATAGTAAGTTTATTATATGGATTGCAACTTATCGAAAGTTTCCTGCCTCAAGGGTTCCTATGCACTGGTGAACGGATATTAAAGCATCTCGTTTGCTAGTGACAGTCAGTTAACTCAGTTATCACGGCACAGCAGTGGTTTGTGGGGGACATTCAAGATAGTTAAAAGTCCCTTCTACTCTGTACATGGACATCTGAAGGCCACTCAACAGATAAAGATGATGCCCCTCTATTTCATCCTCATATCAAGTCATGGTTCATGTCCTACCCTGTCTGCCCCAAGTGAATTTTGGACAAATGAACAGtgtgtaaatcatgaaattgtgtatgttgtgtatgaATGAACTACTATaaattatgaatgaatgaacttgTGTTTATTGTCAATGAAATTGTGTAGATTAGGAACGAATTAACTTGTGCAAATTACcattattatttatgtttattatgtgaatgtgtgttaATTAAGTAAATTATGAACTATAACATTTATATGTACTGccattacatgaaaacttggCTACATGCTCGGCCAATACGATGCCGTTATCATTTTATTAATGTTATGATGATACTATGTTTCAATGCTatgtgtgtcaatgaataaggTAAAATCTTTCTAAACTTGTTTCTTATGTTCAGTCCATTTGACTAGGGATAAGGCCATTTTGGCTTATTGTCACAGCCCATTTGACTTTCACCTCAGCACTTTTGACTTTTTCCACTGGCCCATTTGACTTGGTACTTCTCTGCCTTTTCCTCCTTCGGGTCATTTGCTAGTTCCGTCAATACAAACACTGAGGAAATTATACTGAATCAGACCATTTGGAGCTGATGCTGTTTTACCTTTTTAGTTGTAAGTTCTTCCTTTATATCTTGCAGTTTTGCATTGTGCCTGGCAAACTTGTTGATCTTTTGTTGATCTTCAAATGTCACTTGAGCATCTGAGTccttgaaaaaaaatgacatcTGTGTTAAGTCACCGTCACGAGTCAACAGTGCATCATCAAATGCTTGACATGTATTTAACATAGAACAATTTTGATTGTGTAAAAAGGGAAACAGGTCAGCACAAGAAACATTGGCCCCGAAACATTTTCTGATTTGATCTGAAGGATGTCTCACTATCTGAACACAGATATTTCAACGCTGATATCACACCATTTCTTGGTCAAGTTGATGTATCGTTCACGTTGTCAGGGTGAAAACTTCAACGAGTATGATTCCATCACCAACATCCTGGGTTCATTTCGAAAAATAGCTGTGTCGGTGTGTGGAAGTTTTCACCTAAacaatacttaaatgcattatGACAACAAGATCTTAGAGGCATATATTCGTTTACATAAACCATTACGATTTTACAATAGTGTCTCTCACCGTATCCTTCAAGGTAGCCATGCTTGATGTTTAGATCAGCAGTAAATACCTCAAAGTTCTAAAATATTCTCTTGGACATACCGTATTACTGCATagacacatgacagtatatacCATTTAATAACAATTGTAAGTAcaagaaaatataaatttaCGACATCTTCAACTGTGATATATTTTCCTTTCCTATCACAATTATGCTATATATTTTATGCAGCACTGTTATGTTGAAACATGGCGGCTCCCATGGCAGAAATTTTGGTCGTTGTTTTGGGTAATATATTTACTCAGATTTGACTTACTATTGTGCCTATGTGATTAAATGAATATTCAGCGCTTATAAACctgcatttcattttcattttgtagcTCTGGTGTCAGCTTGTACGGCACAGCTAGAACTGGATGACAGGTAAGCGAGAGTGATAGCAGCCGATGAAAAGATGGGCGTGGTTGTCAGTAATCGACAGTGTCACGAATAGAATTTTCAGATAACACTGTCATGGCTTCAGCATTCATTCTATCCATTGCTCAGATGTTAGAAAACCTCAGTTATCAAACACGATCAGTTCAGATCTTATCACTACTAAACAGTGCTGTTTACCGTTAGACTACTCGAGCTTGTCCATACGCATGTAAATTTCCTCTATTGCCACATCATGTTTGAAAAGCCAACCACACTTAGAATTTAGCTTCATAACGTTTACAAACACATCACAGTTACCATTGTCATCAAAAGTGAAATCTTGTTGCATTACACTCAGCCAAAAGACCTTGGTGATTTAGCATGATTTCTGCAAGCAATGttggtatatatgtgtgtatgctgTTCCCATCCAAGTGTTACAAATCTCAACTAATACAACCTATTTCACAACGAACCAGTTAGGTTTGTGATAACAAAGTTTGATAACAAAGTTTGGATCTGAGGGGGTTGTGTCCCCTTCTCAATGATTCTGAAACACTGAAGCACCAATGCATGAACATGTATGCACAATGTTAGGATATCCTTTTCATTTCAGTGATATACAAGTTTCAAGTACATTTTGTCATCACACTAAAAGTATACATAATCTCTGGTGCAAGGATCTACTTTCCATTTGTGACCTATTCATTTGTGGAATGAGCCAAATGGCATTGTGACAGCACCGTGGCAGCCTTTAATCTGAGCATATGTCTGTCTTCACTTCATCCTCTCTCATTCAATTTCTTTTAGACGTGATTATGTCTGAAGTTTGCAAGTTCAATTCTGATGGATTTTCACAAAAACTGGTTACTTGTATCAATAACTTTTATCTTACTAGTTTTTACAACATAGATTGTTCTCATTTaaattgtggtgctgaattctaaaggtacTCCAAAAGTGCTTGCTTGTTTGAAGCAACAATATTTGATCTGTAGTGGTTGTAGATGGCATAGAGGAAATAGGGACaatgttatgtatgtatatattttgataccAAGATATTTACAATTGATATTTCAGATTCTTAGAGCAGAGAAAAGAAGGATTCTGGTTGGTGGAGGTATGATATTCACTGGACATAATAGATGTATATTCATTGCATATGAACAAATGAATGTTTGACATAATAATTTGTCAAATCATACTGGCAGTATTTCATCATTATGGAAATGTTTTAGAAATTGCAGCACTACACAGCTGATCCAAAAACATCATCCACTGATCTGCGACGCAACAAATTACTGTGTTGTGTTTGTCCTGCAGGCTTCTTAAACCTGTAGTCCTGGATTTGAATGACAGATTTTCAAACTAATCATGTTTCTTGGCTAGATTATAACTTACCCTTGCTCATCTATTTCTAGTGGGACTATCTTAGATTTGCATCCTGagatgtgatataactaaaacaatattcagggcagtgtaaaacaaattttgtacatttatggacaCTGTTTATCCCACTGCCTGTATTTCAGTTCTATGCTCCGTGGTGTGGTCACTGCAAAAAGCTGGAGCCCATCTTCCATCAGGTGTTCCGGGAACTCAGGAGCACACCAATCCGGGTTGGCAAGATAGATGCCACAAGGTTCTCAAGTGTGTCCTCGGAGTTTGATGTTCGAGGCTTTCCAACAATCAAGTTGTAAGTACAGAAAAAGTGTTGGTTAATCTGTTTGTTTCTGCTTTGACCTGCATGATTTTCATAATCCTATAATTCCTCATATGACTTCTCAAAGATGCAACTGAACCATTGATGATATGCGTTTtttggagttgtctccctttgacttCATGTGACAGTCTCCAGAGAGTTATCACATGTGTAAAgatgaatgttttgaaagttaCTTATGCAACTTGTCCTTATATTTGTCCAGTTTTCATTTTATCTGTGATGAGAGTGCTTCATCATGTTCATAGGGGTACTTCTGTAAGTGTTTCTTTTCCTGCCAGAGTTTCTTAATAAGAGTTGCCGAAATTTATCTCTATGTTTTTGTAAGTTTTGTCCTCCTTCCATTGTTTCTCAGTGCTGATGTGTAATTAAGTTTCAGTGGAGATAATGTCTACACCCACAGAGGAGACAGGACCAAAGAAGATATCATAGAATTTGCTCAGCGGGCACAAGGGTGAGATGGTTTTAAAGGACATATAAATCTTTGtttatggatgacaatttcTTTGTATAATAATGTTTGGGTAGAGATCATCATACCATTGTCAAGCTGGACAACATTTTAAGAATCTATTCCAAAACACTGCATTGTAGTATAAATAAGTTGTCATCTATAAATGTCTTGCCTTTATGGTTACTCACCAGCTTCTGAAATGACTTTTAAAGAGATCAAATCTCAATGCTGTTTTGTTTGCATCACAATAGAAAATCTAAATGACACATTCAGGAGTTGACACTCATGAATATACATGAAGTTACAGTGAGGTACATGATGTTTAGGCGAATGTTGTGAATGGGGTAATGTGTCAGTGATTACGCTGCTTTCGTATGCAAGAAATTGTAGAGGTGGAATCAAGTCATACATGAAGAACCGAAGTCCTGAGAAAATTTCTCTAGCATGTGGTTGGGTTGGATGCATCTGGATGCATTCTAAGGGTAGtgataaagaaaaaaagaaagtaCTGTaacactgatgatgatgatgatgatgatgatgatgatgatgatgatgatgatgatgatgatatatgagGCATGTCCCAAAAGTGGTCAGCCTCACTATATACTTGATGTCCAATGTTGGAAAAGCTgccattttattttgaaggaatcatTAGCAAAGGCATATCCTGAATTTCACAAATGTGGTTAATGTGATTAACGAGGAATTGTCATCACATCACATTGCAGAAAGTGAAAAACAATCTGTCATTTGTACATCTGTACCTCCTTGATGATGGCATGCGCTCAGAtaatatgatatgaaatatgttcagtatGGTGTGGATGACTTCACCTCATAATCACCTTGTAAGGAGTTGGATGCTTGATTTATATTTAGAAGAGGCTGTTTTTAAAGGACATCCCCATTTTAATCTTTCAAAAACAATTTGTACAGATACTGAAGTTGGCACTGTTTTTAATATGTTGAGAGCTGACACTTGATGATTCATTTGTTTGAACTCTGGTATCATGCATGTataagtgaaaacattagaataaGTCATGTCCTCTTGATTAATTCTTCTGAAAGTGGGGAGTGGTAGTGTCTCCAAAATAAGCTCTGTCAGTAAACATCATGAGGGGAGTCGCTTTAACAGTTAAGcgattgtagtttcaaattgcattTTATGCAAAGTAATATCTACGTTTGATTCTAGAGGACTTCTGTTTATCTCAagcacacaaaatgtttctttcaaacaaaatgGGGATCGTGAGGTGGgaacatgacaaaaacaatttgcTTGAGTTTGCAAGATAATATGCaggaaaatgaaacataaaaacagttgcattttCATAACTGACCAAGTGAGGCCAACCACTTTTGCGACATACATTGCAGCTACCATGCGGCAGATATAGCTGCCTCTGATGATATACCATGCACTTATAATAAAGTAGCGACTGATAATCAAACATACATTAGCTACCATGTATAATGAAAGATACCAATTATAACAAAGCTTACATTCACATAACATTAcccctgctgctgctgctgctgctgctgctgctggtgatgatgatgatgatgacatttcTGCTACTACCGATGTGATGTCAATGCATTTTTAGCATTTTTGTCTGTTAAATGCTGATGTGAGAACCTTTAAAGATTTAATGtgcaaggagtgagtgagtgagtgaagttttacgccgcacacagcaatattccagctatatggcgatggtacTGTAAAAGGCAGTGGGTTGGTTTATGTTCATTTTCATTGCTAATAATACATGCTGGAAGTAATGCAGATGTACTATGTGTATGAAATACTTTCAGGAATGGAATAAGAATAAAAAATATCGTGCCACATTGTTCATGATTCTGTTTCAGTCCCGCGGTGAGGAAGCTGGCCAGTGTTGGGAAGTACAATGAGGCCAAgagtaaacatgctgacaatGTCTTCTTCCTGCATATTGGTGAAGACGACTTTAACGAAGAACTCTATGTGAGTACTATTCTGTGATGACGAGAACTTATTACTCCATCAAAGATGTGAACACTGTGATTTTGGCATGATCAGTGCACTAATTGACACTAAATTCTGCCAATACTATCAAACTCAGAATCTTTCACCATTCTTATGAAATAATTTCCGCATCAAATTTTCAGCTTCCTACCTTGCAAAATGTGTGCTTATTTTATGAGTGTTTCAGTCATTTTCTCCATGGACAGTCATGGTAAATAAACTCAATACATTCTCTACTTCTGTATAAGAATGTTAATCACTTAATTGTCTGGACATA comes from the Haliotis asinina isolate JCU_RB_2024 chromosome 12, JCU_Hal_asi_v2, whole genome shotgun sequence genome and includes:
- the LOC137257945 gene encoding prefoldin subunit 4-like isoform X1, with the translated sequence MATLKDTDSDAQVTFEDQQKINKFARHNAKLQDIKEELTTKKKDLQNLEDAADELMLQDEEDGAIPYQIGEVFVSSTVEEANEMIEKAKESTQKAIEELEERAETHKKVLSDLKVQLYAKFGNNINLEAEDD
- the LOC137257945 gene encoding prefoldin subunit 4-like isoform X2, whose amino-acid sequence is MATLKDTDSDAQVTFEDQQKINKFARHNAKLQDIKEELTTKKKDLQNLEDAADELMLQDEEDGAIPYQIGEVFVSSTVEEANEMIEKAKESTQKAIEELEERAETHKKVLSDLKVQLYAKFGNNINLEAEDD